The following are encoded together in the Lactuca sativa cultivar Salinas chromosome 1, Lsat_Salinas_v11, whole genome shotgun sequence genome:
- the LOC111900549 gene encoding uncharacterized protein LOC111900549 has product MSTPGSSSNPSEEAQSNTVSSGSQASTQPNVRAKKDPAWRYITQLDSGGGKKAYFCTFCKNTYNGGGINRMKQHLAGVPGAISACPSCPGDIKFVMKSSLDENAKKTKEKHAGVLSDTLGVNVDNMYDVIDDDDDDDVQVLTQQSTQKKDGKRKAPHASQTKTVPPFLKRGMHDPSQPSIKATLQSKERWHDTDLALAMWFYDACIPMNAVNSPLFQIAMSKVASMGHGYTGPSYHAMRVTLLKDAKQSVQLIVDSYRRYWAENGCTIMGDGWRDTRQRPLINFMVYCAKGISFIKSVDASDIESNAQTLCNLFSEIVDIVGRQNVVHLVTDNAANYKAAGRLLCEKYPSIVWSPCAAHCMNLIMKDMSEMREVADLVTLASRVTVFVYNHKWPLNWLRKRPGWTEIIRPGATRFGTAFIALKSLCDHKHDLQAMVTSPDFKKVIRLEKAKEVKLIILNESFWNNCAIIVKVMTPMLRLLRICDSDEKPALGYVYEGMYRAKKGIKKLFRNNRELYTPFTNIIKNRWDRMLRKSLHAAAYWLNPVFQYDQENFSKKPEVVGGIMDMIERYSSAGTVDGLTLMDQLKLFREHEGSFGRKLAFASRNTTRPDEWWKLHGGDAPELQKFAIRILSQTASSSGCERNWSVFERIHTKRRNRLEHQRLNDLVYVHYNLRLQNRLKDYKKSYDPIDYESIDKIEFWVVDEIPEGELNYNELENMVEEEPPNYDESMMFESQVSQDDEEDDDGAALEEIDIDSFR; this is encoded by the exons ATGAGCACTCCGGGTTCAAGTTCCAATCCATCCGAAGAAGCCCAATCGAATACCGTCTCATCTGGTTCACAAGCTTCTACTCAACCAAATGTTCGGGCAAAAAAGGATCCTGCTTGGAGGTATATTACTCAACTTGATAGTGGAGGCGGAAAGAAAGCATACTTTTgtactttttgtaaaaatacatATAACGGTGGAGGTATCAATAGAATGAAACAACACCTTGCTGGAGTGCCAGGTGCTATTTCAGCATGTCCGAGTTGTCCAGGAGATATAAAGTTTGTCATGAAAAGTTCATTGGATGAAAATGCCAAAAAAACAAAAGAGAAACATGCTGGTGTGCTTAGTGATACCTTGGGGGTGAATGTAGATAACATGTATGATgttattgatgatgatgatgatgatgacgttCAAGTACTCACCCAACAATCAACTCAAAAAAAAGATGGAAAGAGAAAAGCTCCTCATGCCTCCCAAACCAAAACCGTGCCACCTTTTTTAAAAAGAGGTATGCATGATCCTTCTCAACCATCGATTAAGGCAACATTGCAAAGTAAGGAAAGATGGCATGACACGGATTTAGCTCTTGCTATGTGGTTTTATGATGCTTGTATACCTATGAATGCTGTGAATTCTCCCCTTTTCCAAATAGCAATGAGCAAAGTTGCTAGTATGGGTCATGGATACACGGGGCCTTCATATCATGCTATGCGTGTCACATTGTTGAAAGATGCGAAACAGTCCGTACAACTTATAGTTGATTCCTATAGACGTTACTGGGCAGAAAATGGTTGTACAATTATGGGTGATGGGTGGCGGGATACAAGACAAAGACCCCTTATCAATTTTATGGTGTATTGTGCAAAAGGGATTTCATTCATCAAATCAGTTGATGCATCGGATATTGAGAGTAATGCCCAAACATTATGCAACTTGTTTAGTGAGATTGTTGATATTGTTGGTCGTCAGAATGTTGTTCATTTAGTCACTGATAATGCTGCGAACTATAAGGCTGCAGGAAGATTGTTATGTGAGAAGTATCCGTCCATTGTTTGGTCTCCTTGTGCAGCTCACTGTATGAACTTGATTATGAAGGACATGTCGGAGATGCGTGAAGTCGCTGATTTGGTTACACTTGCATCGAGGGTTACAGTGTTTGTTTATAACCACAAATGGCCATTAAATTGGTTAAGAAAAAGACCAGGTTGGACAGAAATTATTCGTCCGGGTGCCACTCGTTTTGGTACTGCATTTATTGCATTGAAAAGTTTGTGTGATCACAAACATGATTTACAAGCTATGGTTACCTCCCCGGATTTTAAAAAAGTGATTAGATTAGAAAAAGCAAAAGAAGTTAAGCTTATCATATTGAATGAAAGCTTTTGGAATAATTGTGCTATAATAGTAAAGGTCATGACTCCAATGTTGAGACTTTTACGGATTTGTGATTCGGATGAGAAGCCGGCTTTAG gtTATGTATACGAAGGGATGTATAGGGCAAAAAAAGGAATTAAGAAACTTTTTCGTAACAACAGAGAGTTGTACACCCCGTTTACTAACATCATCAAAAATCGGTGGGATAGGATGTTGCGTAAGAGTCTTCATGCTGCTGCTTATTGGTTGAATCCAGTATTTCAATATGATCAGGAAAATTTTTCTAAGAAACCAGAGGTGGTTGGGGGGATAATGGATATGATTGAGCGTTATAGCAGTGCTGGTACCGTGGATGGTCTAACTCTCATGGACCAACTAAAGTTGTTTCGTGAGCATGAGGGTAGTTTTGGTAGAAAACTTGCTTTCGCTTCTCGCAATACTACTCGTCCCg ATGAATGGTGGAAATTACATGGTGGAGATGCTCCGGAATTGCAAAAATTTGCAATTCGAATTTTAAGCCAAACTGCTTCTTCTTCCGGGTGTGAAAGGAATTGGAGTGTCTTTGAGAGGATCCACACTAAAAGAAGGAATCGATTGGAGCATCAAAGACTTAATGACCTTGTTTATGTTCATTATAATTTGCGTCTACAAAATAG GCTCAAGGATTACAAAAAGTCTTATGATCCGATTGATTATGAAAGTATTGATAAAATCGAGTTTTGGGTGGTTGATGAAATACCGGAGGGTGAACTAAATTATAATGAATTGGAAAATATGGTTGAAGAAGAACCACCAAACTACGATGAATCAATGATGTTTGAATCTCAAGTTTCTCAAG atgatgaagaagatgatgatggagCCGCGTTAGAAGAAATTGACATTGATTCATTTAGATGA